In a genomic window of Heterodontus francisci isolate sHetFra1 chromosome 21, sHetFra1.hap1, whole genome shotgun sequence:
- the LOC137381039 gene encoding probable G-protein coupled receptor 139, translating to MNKRPGLEETRDLEGFSSWWKLKMNLLAIVILSRGKCGLSKCVTHYLVAMAVADLMVVIIEVILKRINNIYFPINVLFITPICAMKLVTKIAALDCSVWFTVAFTIDRFVAICCPNLKQRHCTQRTVNKVLATVCVLGCLRSIPFYFMYEPQLIINNIAYFCIETSAYCTSPLWAAYEWFDSILTPLVPILLILLLNALTVKHIIKSNIVRRALLSSINNQNDPESENRKRSMILLFTISGNFILLWMTYVVHSLRWRVKNYNYTDRYYSNPIYINQQTGYMLQLLSSCTNTCIYGLTQRKFREELKNGMIYLITLNGRLYK from the exons ATGAACAAGCGGCCAGGATTGGAGGAGACCAGAGATCTGGAAGGATTTTCGAGCTGGTGGAAGCTAAAGA tgaACTTGctagcgattgtgatcctgtcccgtggaaagtgcggtctctccaaatgtgtcactcattacttggtggccatggcagtggcggatctaatggtcgtGATCATTGAAGTCATATTGAAGCGGATTAACAATATTTACTTCCCAATAAATGTCTTGTTCATCACTCCCATATGTGCCATGAAACTTGTCACGAAAATTGCAGCACTGGACTGCTCCGTCTGGTTCACGGTTGCTTTCACCATTGATCgctttgtagccatttgttgtccgaatctcaaacaaaggcattgTACCCAGAGAACGGTGAACAAGGTTTTAGCGACTGTGTGTGTGCTCGGCTGCCTGAGAAGCATCCCCTTTTATTTCATGTATGAACCCCAACTTATAATTAACAACATTGCATACTTCTGCATTGAAACCTCTGCCTATTGCACTTCGCCCTTATGGGCGGCGTACGAGTGGTTTGACAGTATTTTAACACCTTTAGTGCCGATCCTTTTGATCCTTCTGTTAAATGCTCTCACTGTCAAACATATTATAAAGTCCAATATAGTCCGCAGGGCGCTCCTCAGCAGCATCAATAACCAAAATGATCCAGAGAGTGAGAACCGGAAGAGgtcaatgatcttgctctttactatATCTGGTAATTTTATTCTTCTCTGGATGACATATGTTGTGCATTCCCTAAGGTGGCGGGTGAAAAACTACAATTATACAGACAGATACTACAGTAACCCAATATACATCAACCAGCAAACGGGATACATGCTTCAGCTTCTCAGTTCTTGCACTAACACGTGTATCTATGGGTTgacgcagagaaaattcagagaagagctgaagaatggaATGATATACTTGATTACACTGAATGGGAGACTATATAAATAG